The following DNA comes from Megalopta genalis isolate 19385.01 chromosome 14, iyMegGena1_principal, whole genome shotgun sequence.
GGTTTTGGAGTACCACCGCATagagatacatatatataaatgaaagaaaataaatttaattttttgagAAAGAGTAAGTAACTGTACTGTCGTGAGAAAAATAAAGTTAAGTGAAATAATTATAGAAAGGGATACATTACCACTGGCATGCCGCTTCCACCTGTAATGATTATAAATTCCACATGATTATAAATTACTCTAGCCAATAGAAAAGTAAATAATGAAATGGTACATATGATAAAAAAAACTACTATTAGAGCTGAAAATGTCGGATTACGACAGGCAACGTATTTTTCCCGAAATATCAGGATGGGATCACGAAGTTTCCGGGATTCTCGAAAATTGCAAGAACCTGAATGCATATCGTTTCATTTAATATTCGCTGCTGACATATATTATCGTAGTTTCTAAGATTATGCGAGAACCCGAAAATATGGAATCAAAATAACCAAGATAAGGGAATTCCGGACTTTTTCGGGATTCCGCACACCATTACCGTTCACATGTTAAATGAAATTACAAATATTGTATGACAACTGAGATGACATGAAAACTTACCATCAGGTTGACCATATCCATCGCGATCACTATTACTAACGGAATCGTAGTTCTTTCCTCCCATGCCACCACCTCCGCCGCCAGTTCTCATTGCTTGCTCCtaaaatagtattaataataattatcattattaacaaataataaagaaatttaaaatATCATTAATGCTATGCAAGTGTTATGGGtacatattatttttaatacagaTGTAAAGGTTAATGAAAACAAAATATGTAGCACTTAATGACACTAcagatattaaaaatttgtGGAAATATAAGTCCTCTAGATAGCaagtaatacatgatttagttacctGCATGAACAAGTTATTTTCTTGTTGACGCCTATGTAACTCTTCTTCTTGTCTCCTGATACGTATAGCCATTTCTTCCTGTTGTCTTCTTCTTAATTCTTCCTCTCGCGTTCTTTGTTCTTCAGCTTGTCTTTCTTTCATTTCCCATTCTCTCTTTTGCCGTTCACGGTCCGCTTCCCGCATGCGTAGCTCTATAAAAAgataaaattcatttgaaaaaccATACATTACCTAACAAATTTTAAATACCACTATATGAATAAGTCACAATACGTACGTTCTCTTAACAATTCTGTTTCATGTTCATAACGTGCGAACTCCATTTGAGCTTCCAACTTTTCTTCTTCCATTGCCATTTCTCTCTTCAGTGCTTCTTCCTTCTGCTTGTAAAGTTCATGAAGCTGTTTCCATCTTGTTCCATATTCGTGCTCAAAACTTCCCAATTGTGCAAACCTTGGCCCAATATCTCGAGCCTTGAAAAATTCTGGATTTTTCCGTGGCAAATTTTTATCAgggaaaccgtctacgtcgtcTTGTTGTTCAAATGGTTCAACGACGACTGGTCGTAAAGAACTGTAAGAAATACATTCCTTTTATCTTGCAGAAATCTTATATGAATATAACCATTTTGTTCTTAAATTGTATTCCGTCTTCGGCACAcaaaacaaataaatgaatCATGCTTCCATCAGGAATTATTTTTCTCTTCCCCAATCATCTTAATTGGCACTTGTTGATTATTTAATGCAACAAGCGTGGCGTTGGGGTTTAATTTTAATACTTATGATCGTTACAGAAACTTACGCAGTTAGGAAATAACATCCTTCTGTACACTTTCGTAGAGCAAGTTGAGCAGACGGTTTTCTACAAAACTCTACAATTCCTTCGCCAGTTGATTTTCCTCTGTCATCTACGATAACTATTGCACGCTCGATTTCACCAAAGACACTAAAAGCTTTATCAAGCAACTCATTTGAAATCCAAGGAGTCAGATTTTTAACTTTAATTGTGGACGAATGTGGTGCAAAGCGTACTTTGAGTGCACGACCTTTGCGCATGGTACCATCTAATTCATGCTTTGCTTTCTCAGCATTCACTCTGTAATCCTACAAATTAGAAGATGCTATGAACTACAAATTAAGATAGATTTCAATATCTAAACTTCAAAACAATTTCTCatatcaaataaatatatatgcagccaaaaattattatcatttttgATCAAACGGTAATtgttataatcatattatatgtagataaagaaatagaaatacacgaatttaaaTTACCATTCTAAGAAACGCAAAATTTTTCTCTTTATTTACAAAGAGTTCAGATATTTCTCCATATTGTTGAAACATTTGCTGAATTTCTTCTTCAGTGACATCATTTGTCAAATTTCCAATATACAAACGATTGCGCCCACTGAATTTTTTTTCTGTTGTTTCCTGTGGTGGTAACTCATGAGTAGGTCCACTAATAGACATAATGCGCTCCATTAAACGATCCTAATTTGAAAATCAATAAAGCTACATTACTACAAGGTGACAAAACTTCTATTTAAAGATTTTCTATGTCAAATATGTTAgataatatttaattacaaGGTATAACAAAATATTGCTTACATCTTGTGAACGATTTCCCATATTTCTATCACcacctcctcgtcctcctc
Coding sequences within:
- the LOC143260535 gene encoding hrp65 protein-like isoform X1, encoding MAGADSPSVKPEQQNASAENSNDNPRERNLPGGGNRGPRGRKGGTRFSGGRGGGMGGGNRNNDGPMKMSDSMDGGLDNTMSEGMGGGMGMSGGMGMGMGMGMGMGMGRGGGMRGGRGGRGGGDRNMGNRSQDDRLMERIMSISGPTHELPPQETTEKKFSGRNRLYIGNLTNDVTEEEIQQMFQQYGEISELFVNKEKNFAFLRMDYRVNAEKAKHELDGTMRKGRALKVRFAPHSSTIKVKNLTPWISNELLDKAFSVFGEIERAIVIVDDRGKSTGEGIVEFCRKPSAQLALRKCTEGCYFLTASLRPVVVEPFEQQDDVDGFPDKNLPRKNPEFFKARDIGPRFAQLGSFEHEYGTRWKQLHELYKQKEEALKREMAMEEEKLEAQMEFARYEHETELLREQLRMREADRERQKREWEMKERQAEEQRTREEELRRRQQEEMAIRIRRQEEELHRRQQENNLFMQEQAMRTGGGGGGMGGKNYDSVSNSDRDGYGQPDGGSGMPVDPKSFMDAYNTMDRGSRGGYNDDRAQIMDLMDMRVDMGNMGGGRGGGGGSGRWQGGNDRNRQDDYPNKRRRY
- the LOC143260535 gene encoding protein no-on-transient A-like isoform X2 codes for the protein MLCVYKSTTSRMKMSDSMDGGLDNTMSEGMGGGMGMSGGMGMGMGMGMGMGMGRGGGMRGGRGGRGGGDRNMGNRSQDDRLMERIMSISGPTHELPPQETTEKKFSGRNRLYIGNLTNDVTEEEIQQMFQQYGEISELFVNKEKNFAFLRMDYRVNAEKAKHELDGTMRKGRALKVRFAPHSSTIKVKNLTPWISNELLDKAFSVFGEIERAIVIVDDRGKSTGEGIVEFCRKPSAQLALRKCTEGCYFLTASLRPVVVEPFEQQDDVDGFPDKNLPRKNPEFFKARDIGPRFAQLGSFEHEYGTRWKQLHELYKQKEEALKREMAMEEEKLEAQMEFARYEHETELLREQLRMREADRERQKREWEMKERQAEEQRTREEELRRRQQEEMAIRIRRQEEELHRRQQENNLFMQEQAMRTGGGGGGMGGKNYDSVSNSDRDGYGQPDGGSGMPVDPKSFMDAYNTMDRGSRGGYNDDRAQIMDLMDMRVDMGNMGGGRGGGGGSGRWQGGNDRNRQDDYPNKRRRY